The region ATTGTAGAAAGAGATGGTACAATTACCAATATAAAAGCAGATGGTCCTAACAAGGATTTTAACGCAGAGGCTATCCGTACAATAAAATCAGTAAAAGGCAAATGGAATCCTGCTAAATTGGAGGGTCAGAATGTAAGATCTTATTTCAGAATTCCGGTGTCTATGAAATTTGAATAAATTTTACTAGATAAAATTGCTATAATTATCCACAAAGAGTTTTTTTTGTGGATAATTTTTTTAAGGTATAAAGCCCTGTTTAACAAATATTTAACAAGATCACGTCTTTTGTGATAGGCATTGGCATTAAAAAAATTGTATTTTTGAATCTTAAATCTTGAAAATGGGTAAAATAATAGGAGTGGCAAACCAAAAAGGAGGCGTAGGAAAGACAACTACATCTGTTAATTTAGCTTCTGCATTGGGTGTTTTAGAGAAAAAAGTTTTACTAATAGATGCTGATCCACAGGCTAATGCAACTTCGGGCTTAGGAGTTGAAGAAGTATACAATTCTACATACAATGTTTTGGAAAACAGCAAGAATGTACGCGAGTGTATACAAAGAACCACTTCTCCTAATCTGGATATTATGCCGTCGCATATTGATTTGGTTGCAGCTGAAATTGAGCTGGTAGATAAAGAAAGACGAGAATATATGCTGAAAGAAGCATTGAAGGAGATTAAAAACGATTATGATTACATCATCATCGACTGTGCTCCGAGTCTTGGACTTATTACGATCAACGCATTAACTGCTGCGGATTCAGTAATTATTCCTATCCAGTGCGAATATTTTGCTTTGGAAGGTTTAGGTAAGTTATTGAATACCATTAAAAATGTTCAGAGAATCCATAATCCGGATCTGGATATCGAAGGTTTATTGCTTACGATGTATGATAGCCGTTTAAGATTGTCTAATCAGGTTGTTGAAGAAGTTAACTCCCATTTCCC is a window of Elizabethkingia anophelis R26 DNA encoding:
- a CDS encoding ParA family protein yields the protein MGKIIGVANQKGGVGKTTTSVNLASALGVLEKKVLLIDADPQANATSGLGVEEVYNSTYNVLENSKNVRECIQRTTSPNLDIMPSHIDLVAAEIELVDKERREYMLKEALKEIKNDYDYIIIDCAPSLGLITINALTAADSVIIPIQCEYFALEGLGKLLNTIKNVQRIHNPDLDIEGLLLTMYDSRLRLSNQVVEEVNSHFPDMVFSSIINRNVRLSEAPSFGESIIMYDAESKGAIQYIQLAEEVLLKNESKTKKKKETIER